One Candidatus Schekmanbacteria bacterium RIFCSPLOWO2_02_FULL_38_14 DNA window includes the following coding sequences:
- a CDS encoding glycosyl transferase — MWKGKKVSVILPTYNEKDSIRQVIDDFYNTGYVDEVIVVNNNAAKGTKEEVGKTKAIQIFEEKQGYGYAIQRGFMESTGDLFVISEPDGTFCGKDIVKLLAYSEDFDAVFGTRTTSIMIWEGANMRHMLRIGNILVAKLIEFFFNTTQLTDVGCTYKLISREVYEKIKNKFTIGGSHFGPELMLLIIINRLRFIEIPLNYGKRVGKSSVTGNKVTAFLLGLRMIALIFHYRISSLFDKNL; from the coding sequence TTGTGGAAAGGTAAAAAAGTCTCAGTAATACTACCTACCTATAATGAAAAAGATTCCATCCGCCAAGTTATTGATGACTTTTATAACACAGGTTATGTGGATGAAGTCATAGTGGTAAACAACAATGCTGCTAAAGGAACAAAAGAGGAGGTAGGAAAAACTAAGGCAATCCAAATTTTTGAAGAGAAGCAGGGCTATGGCTACGCAATCCAAAGAGGATTCATGGAATCAACCGGAGATCTTTTCGTAATATCAGAACCTGATGGAACTTTTTGCGGTAAAGATATAGTGAAACTCTTAGCCTATTCTGAAGATTTTGATGCAGTCTTTGGTACCCGCACAACAAGCATAATGATCTGGGAAGGAGCAAACATGAGGCATATGTTAAGAATCGGAAATATTCTCGTTGCAAAACTCATAGAGTTTTTCTTTAACACCACACAACTAACCGATGTAGGATGTACCTATAAATTAATATCCAGAGAAGTTTATGAAAAGATAAAAAATAAATTTACAATTGGTGGTTCTCATTTTGGTCCGGAACTTATGCTTCTGATAATAATAAATAGACTTAGATTTATTGAAATCCCATTGAATTACGGAAAAAGAGTTGGTAAATCATCTGTAACAGGGAATAAAGTAACCGCTTTTCTCCTTGGGTTGCGGATGATTGCCCTAATATTTCATTACCGGATATCTTCCCTTTTTGACAAAAACTTATAA
- a CDS encoding glycosyl transferase family 2, translating to MNKSQSIIVILPAHNEEQNIREVIKGIKETLPSAQILVVNDASTDNTPKCSHDAGARVISLPFNLGYGAALQTGYKFALEEGYEYVIQLDADGQHNPKDILKILEPVLNGNADIVIGSRFLEKGNYQTSLARKLGISFFGAIASLFAGQRITDPTSGFQALNRKVIEFFSSDRYPVDFPDADVLIMLHKAGFKIAEVSVRMNPSFSKKSMHSGLKPVYYIFKMLLSIFVTLLRKDLKEQ from the coding sequence ATGAATAAATCTCAATCCATAATAGTAATTCTTCCTGCTCACAACGAGGAACAGAACATCAGAGAAGTAATAAAAGGGATAAAAGAAACACTTCCTTCAGCTCAGATTTTAGTAGTCAACGACGCCTCCACTGACAATACCCCAAAGTGCTCGCATGATGCTGGTGCAAGGGTTATATCCCTGCCTTTTAATCTTGGTTATGGGGCAGCACTTCAGACAGGATACAAATTTGCTTTAGAGGAGGGGTATGAGTATGTTATACAGCTTGATGCAGATGGACAGCATAATCCAAAAGATATTCTTAAAATTCTTGAACCCGTTTTAAATGGGAATGCTGATATAGTCATTGGGTCTAGGTTCTTGGAGAAAGGAAATTATCAGACAAGTTTAGCAAGAAAGCTTGGAATTTCATTCTTCGGAGCAATTGCTTCTTTGTTTGCAGGCCAGAGAATAACTGACCCGACATCAGGATTCCAGGCTTTAAATAGAAAGGTAATTGAATTCTTTTCCAGCGACCGCTACCCTGTTGATTTCCCGGACGCTGATGTATTAATCATGCTCCATAAAGCAGGGTTTAAAATAGCAGAAGTATCGGTCAGGATGAATCCAAGCTTTTCAAAAAAATCCATGCATAGCGGACTTAAACCTGTTTACTATATTTTTAAAATGCTGCTGTCAATTTTTGTGACTTTATTGAGAAAGGATTTAAAGGAACAATAA